The genomic DNA GCATGTTTGAAATAGGAAATCATGAAGTGGGACCGTGCAAAAGTATACTGTAGTTATCCAATTTGTGTTTATACTACAGAGAGTTTGGTTGGAGGACTGTAGTTCATAATGCACATTCTGTTTTCTCCCTTTCAGAAAGCCAGCATTCTGAAGAAAGCAGTAATAAAGGAGAGACTGACGGTCTGATGCCTGTTAGTGGTGCACTTGGAATGCTTTCTACCATCTCTGCTGCAGTTCAGAGCACAGTGAGTATGACCACTGATTATATTACTACTGATTTGTCTTATTTTGATTGCTACACAGTCTGCTCTTTTATTCTAAAGCTTTTCAGTGATGCTTCATTAAATAGTCCTGTAAATAAGTATTGTATACTACTGTATTTATAACCATTAATAACTTATCTGTTGGTTCTCCTAAGTGGTATCTCTAGAACAGGAGTGAGGACATTGGTTGGAGGTTAGAGGACTATACTGGACACCCACAGTACACGCCACTGAAAAAGTTATTGGATTTTTTTTGCCCCTAAATGCCTAACAAAATGGCCTAGGGAGAGCGAAAATATGCATTCTGATTGTTAGTGATATATACCCACATTCAGTTCAGTAGTCGTGGAACATATTTAGTCCATTTTGGGATATAAAACCCTCCATGAAGTTCATCCAATCCCGTGAACAATATTTAGCACAGAAATcatttaaatgaaatataaataccaggtataaataataataataataataataataataataataataataataataataataaatatttatttatatcccgcctcctccgattgaggatcaaggcgggtaacaacaaagaaaatacaatatacaacaataaaaacaacaagccccacaaaaccccgacccaaccctcccttccaactataaaattaaacattaaaaaaaagtttaaaaagtacgtaacaatacatcaaagttaaaaacaaatcacaaataagaaaaataaaattggagTACAATAAATCAAATTCAAGCTTGGATTAAATAAGTGTTAAAAATCCTTGTAAACATTAGCAACATATTTCCTACAGTTACTGTACGTGCAAACCATCAAAGTAACTCACATTTGCTTTTTGGGAGCTTTTCCCCAACTGAGATAAATGTCTGAGCTAGAGAACTCATCTTTGCCAGTATGGCTGATTTTTTGTTTCTCTGTTgtttgggaaaaatattttttgcttatCCCATACTTACTAGAAACCATTAGATTGACTTGGATCTTTGTGTGTAAAAGCAATATAGCAAATAACTAATTCTTAGCAGCAGATTGTTTAAATCTTACCGCATATAATTACATTCTTGGTCTTGTTACCAGATGAAAAACAATCCACTTTCTTGTAATATTTACTAATATCTTACTCTCTGTGTCTGTGCTGTACTTTGAATGCTTGGATTGATGAGCTATCATCttatatttacatttctgtaGTATGCTTATGCTTTCTTCAAGATGAAGTCTGAATTtccctgtctttttaaaatttgggcaAATCTATTTTCTAGGGGAAGACAGTTATTACTGGAGGTCTGGATGCATTAGAATTCATTGGGAAGAAGACTATGGATGTGATTGCTGAAGGTGACCCTggatttaagaaaacaaaaggccTGATGAACAGAAATTCTACACTTTCTCAGGTACTGGTTCTGTGATCCCATACAACAATTGAGAGTGGTTTCTTCCTGGATTTGCTCAGTTACAACTGTTTAGTCTAAAACCAACTGTTGTTCTGTAGCAGGATACAAAATATTTCAGGCACAAACCTTTTCCTTTGaccatcttttttttcttcatcagATCTAatgcttcttcccccccccccccctttgtagaTATTGCGAgaggcaaaagagaaagaagaacaatGGACATCCActgaggtttccatggctacAGAGAAGAAAGCCCATTATGGGCTATTCTTTGATGAGTTTCAGGGTCTTTCTCATTTGGAAGCCTTAGAGATGCTTTCCAGAGAGAGTGAATCAAAGGTAATGGCCTTTAGCAAtttcccttttgctttttttattattgAGTAATAAAAATAGGTGTCTATATAAACTCTGAAGAATGAGTCTTTTTTAAAGATTCTTCACAAGCATCAATTAAATGAAAACCAGTAGAAGCAAGGAAAATGGCCTCCTGCCCTCCCCTgctgtttctttcccctttgtGTAGTGTACTCTGTCTGAAATAAGAGGTTTCTCaatctttgttgttcagactCACTAGGCAATTGTTAGCAGTTAAAAAAATATCAATGGAATTGTGAAGTATGACAAGTTTGATGTTCTTATTCCCTGATGGAGAAAAGAGAGTATCTGCAAACACTATgttcatctttaaaaaaagaagattgcTTTTGTTAGGCAGCCTGTCATTAGTGTTTCCACCTTTACTTTTCACATCAAATACAAACTCCTGGGTTTATAATTCTCTCTGTGGCTTTCTTTCCTTCAATCAGGTAAAGTCAGTTATAAGCTCGCTGTCTGGAGAGGAGTTAAACACTTTAAAGGCAGAGTTGGAACAGCTCAAAGAAGCATTTTCCTTAGCAGAATTTTGtgatgatgaagaggaagaaaagagaggtaACTGTGAGAATTCTAGCTTTCAAAGTAAAAACAGACATTTAAAATAACCGAATGGCAAACTAATTTATTCTGTGATTTGCACTGCAGTTACTGTAGCTGCACATGAAGGACAAAAGACTGATTGTAAGAGACATATGAGTCCATCCACCCATTATTCCATCTCTAATAGTGGTTTATTCTTTGGAATCTGCATGAAATATGGGACAGCATTGGAGATTAATTGAGTATTCTGTGGAATTCTAACTCTTTTCAGGTTAGAAAGATGATGAGGCCATAAATGCATGGATAACAATCACTAGAATTCATATGTCtcatttattatatttgtgaTCTGCCCTTCTTCCAAGAAGCTGAGGGTAGAATACTTGTGGGGTTTTCCCCCCCATATAGAACAACCCTACAAAGTACATTGACTTCAGTGAGAGTGATTGGCTCATGCGTGACCCATTGAGCCCAGATGTtcctgatccagtttaacaactACCACATATACTCATGCACAAGtcaagaaatttaggtcaaacgattgatccaaaaaacctgggttgacctATACATGGGTCAGTACGGTACTTGACCCGAGCTATTCCCCAGCCGGGCTGCCTCTGCAAGGGACAGCCCAGCTagggagaggctgggaagggtaACCGATCACCCTGCAACCTCTCCCCAGCTGGTCTCCCTCTGTGGGGGAAaacccagctggggagaggctagGAAGGGTGACTAATCACCCTGCAGcctgtccccagctgggctgcctcctgaagtctgacccttgacttatccatgggtcatatcaataCCCATAATTTTGGCTTCAAAAGTTGgtctcaacttatacacaagatTGACTTATTTTTGAGTATATAGGGTACATTGTTTTGGATCCTATAAGTTATGTCTGGTTTTGTTGTTTGTACTTCTGTAGTTGGACACTGCCTGATTCTCTAGTACATGGGTGACTGTGACCCTTACTTTCAGTGAATGGTGCTGTGCAGTGACAATGTGAAGAATCCCATTGACCTGTGCAGGAGAAGTTCTGGATAATTCCACAGGAGAGTTTGATCTATCATAACAGGAAGATTCTTAGAAATTCTAAGAAATGCATGTAAAGAGAGCCTGCcattaagagccagcatgatgtagggatttgagtgttggactgtgcttctggagaccaggattcagatcactgtacagccatggaaacccactggatgaccttgggcaagtcacactctttcagcttcagaggagggcaaagaaaaaaaaaacacctctgaacaaattctgccaagaaagccccatgataggtttgcctaagggccaccataagttgaaaataacttgaaggcactcagcaacaacaATGGTAGAGTTGAAGTTAGAAAATAAGATGGGTAAGGAATATGTGGCCACTAGATATTGCTTATATTCCAGTTCCCATCTGCCCTTGCTGTAACTGTGAAGCTTTTGAACACCTTCTTCATGGACTTGGGTTAGGGTTCTGCTGTGCTATAAGGAAAGTTGTTTCTGAGACCAAGAAAAGCTGCCGTTTCAGCAACAGGAAAAGTCCTTCAACATGCTTAGAGCAACTTATTGGATTCTGTCCATGTACTAGTATGTGTATTAATATGAACTGCCTGTACTAATATGTCATGCAGGAATCAGCCAAAAGTTACAGACACAATCAACTCTTCATAGAATTGTAGGCAAGATATGAACTGACATTATGTTGCAGCCTCTAGCTTTAGATGCTTTCTTGGTATGCTATGCTGCCAATGCCACTGTAGGATGATAGTGCTTTTCAGACATGAGAGCTGAAGCATATACAAAGCTATTTAAATACTGTAAGTATCTTTTAAAGTGTTGACTTTTTTTGTATTACTAGTGAATTATCTTTTCAGTTTGTTAGGCCATATAGGAGTGGCTTACTCACAGGATGCATCTTCCTCACATGGCATAGTGTGAACAGACAGACACTACTGGTGACCGATTTGGTCTCTTGGTCGTACTATACCTTCCAGAATGTCTGTAGCAGGACAGCAAGGTGCATCATCTCACAAACTGCCGTTAACTACCCGGATTTTATGACTAGATATAGCATTCAGAGTCTGTCTCCTGTTGCTTTCAGATGTGGAAGACTTCACAAAAGAAATAACAGATCTCTTTTCCCAACTACATGTCTCCACAAAGCCAACCAAACTGACCCAAGTGAGTTTTTAACATTTCTCAACTGTTGGGATTATCTGTGGTGTTGTTACAAAGTGGAGATGGCATCCTCTCCTTGCAAAGGGTTATGAGGACAGTAAGAGAAAGTTGGAAGATAGATACTTTGAATCTTCCTCCTCTTAACCCTTTATATGCCCCAGCATTAGCAGCCTTATCAGTTACATTATGCTGTTTCAATAGGCCATAGCCTGTAGGTCCTGCATTTCATTTCTTGGTTTACTGGTTGATCACATCATAGGTTCTATATACCAAAACCTAAAAAGCATGCCATCTCTGGTAGATAGAttaagtacagtggaaccttattatacgcgggggatccgttccggatccctccgtgtataaaaaaatccacctatgctcgagccccattgtttacaatggggctcatgcgcggcggcgcGTGAGGTGCAACGGgtgcgcgtgcccattcaattgaatgggatgcgccgccccgtgcgcgccggcggctttgagcgcctatgctcaaagccgcctataaaaaggcagcgtatgcggaggctccactgtacattCTTCCAGTAGAAGTGGTTTCCTCTGTTTGAACCTAATATATCATCCATGTTTCCATGCTCTCTTGCAATAATTTGTAGAACCACTGAGTGGCACTGTAACCTAAAAGGGGGGTGGAAATGCCTCTTGGAAGCCTGCTCTTATTTACAATGCTTATCATGTTTAGtgttaaaaaataatacttttaaacatttttaattgagTGTCATCACTTGTCCTGTTCTAAGGCATGTATTCAAAgcatgtctgtgtgtgcacactcaaaataaatatttattagtcACAAGTACActctcaaggtggcatacaataaaatgtaaaactTACAATAAAATATTGATTAAAAAGATCATTAATACAAAGTTCAGATCCAAATAGCACCACAGTCACAACAGCTTCACGCTGAAACCCCAATCCATCAGCTTGCCTCTAATCAATTCAAATATGTTATTCCCTAGcatttcatttcctgtttacAGTGTTCAGGCTGTGTCTCTTATGAATTACATCAGCCTCTCATATAAGAGACACAACCAGACTTGCATGAGTACCAAACGTATTTGGGAGGTGGGAGTCGAAATCATGAGTGTGGAAGTTGGAGACACCTCAAAGTATCATGCTTAATAGGCACAGAACATTCACTGATTAGGAGGGATGGAGAAGAATAGTAAACCAGGTGAGGGAAACAGGAATGGAGTAGCTGGGGCTCTGTACAGGGTGCACTATATGCAGCAATATTTTGTTGAAGGTCTCACATGGTTAAGGTAGTTCCAAGTGTTTTATTCCCCCACTGGCATAAGCAAGAAACAGATCCCATAACTGGAAAATGCACATATAAGCAGAGTTTGATTTCTGAGGGCTGGAATCATAAGAATAGAGCTcaagacaccacccctttcctcacGTAATTTTATTTCCTAACATGACCACTGATCCCAAGGGGACACAGTTCCCTCTTTCAGGTGTGGATTTCAGCTCTGGCTTAAATATCTAGAGGAAGATAGTTATTTGTACAAAGAGATTAACTTTATTGTGAAATTCAGCAGGCCTTTGACTCTCTCCTTATCAAATAG from Sceloporus undulatus isolate JIND9_A2432 ecotype Alabama chromosome 2, SceUnd_v1.1, whole genome shotgun sequence includes the following:
- the FAM114A2 gene encoding protein FAM114A2, with translation MPVSGALGMLSTISAAVQSTGKTVITGGLDALEFIGKKTMDVIAEGDPGFKKTKGLMNRNSTLSQILREAKEKEEQWTSTEVSMATEKKAHYGLFFDEFQGLSHLEALEMLSRESESKVKSVISSLSGEELNTLKAELEQLKEAFSLAEFCDDEEEEKRDVEDFTKEITDLFSQLHVSTKPTKLTQARNSACELIKSLGVQTAKEEKQDEGDQHVDSGDANQGDKKSVENIHTFAIRSLAELTAYSIEVFHKTAALFLHGQKEEVLAVVRAKALSQMTIVLCKELSSLSKDFATCLTAAGMEEKTDILNPLITGVFLEASNSASYIQDAFQLLLPVLQISHIQTRTELSQQ